In Thiospirochaeta perfilievii, a single window of DNA contains:
- a CDS encoding DUF1643 domain-containing protein, with the protein MGNWIYNNTLNNKSRYILGERGKNPLVCIGVNPSTATPYKLDNTLRVVKSRALSLGYDSWIMINLYPQRATDPNKLHKNIDLKIHRENLKAISELLMGNSYDIWVAWGTLIEKRKYLKRCLFDLSKILEDNKIYSIGKISKKGHPHHPLYLRNNLPIEKFNILNYIKNI; encoded by the coding sequence GTGGGAAATTGGATATATAATAATACCTTAAACAATAAAAGCCGGTATATCCTAGGAGAAAGAGGAAAAAACCCTTTAGTTTGTATTGGGGTTAACCCAAGTACTGCGACACCTTACAAACTTGATAATACACTGAGAGTTGTTAAAAGTAGAGCTCTCTCCTTAGGTTATGACTCCTGGATTATGATAAATCTTTATCCCCAGCGAGCAACAGACCCTAATAAATTACACAAAAACATAGACTTAAAAATCCACAGAGAAAATTTAAAAGCTATTTCAGAACTTCTTATGGGAAACTCCTATGATATTTGGGTTGCATGGGGTACCTTAATAGAAAAAAGAAAATATTTAAAAAGATGTTTATTTGATTTAAGTAAAATCTTAGAAGACAATAAGATCTATTCAATAGGAAAAATATCAAAAAAAGGTCATCCTCATCATCCTCTATACCTTAGAAATAATCTTCCAATAGAAAAGTTTAATATTTTAAACTATATAAAAAATATTTAG